The Benincasa hispida cultivar B227 chromosome 9, ASM972705v1, whole genome shotgun sequence genome has a segment encoding these proteins:
- the LOC120085252 gene encoding ethylene-responsive transcription factor ERF011-like translates to MEGEVCSAVNSSPKRKQRHSQNHLQQEKPYRGIRMRKWGKWVAEIREPNKRSRIWLGSYTTPVAAARAYDTAVFYLRGPTARLNFPELMFEADQLHDMSAASIRKRATEVGARVDAIQTSLNASNSGTQISDKPDLNEYPNPETSDDD, encoded by the coding sequence ATGGAAGGAGAAGTTTGCTCCGCTGTAAATTCATCACCGAAGAGGAAGCAAAGACATAGTCAGAATCATCTCCAACAAGAAAAGCCTTACAGAGGAATAAGGATGAGGAAGTGGGGAAAGTGGGTTGCAGAAATCAGAGAACCCAACAAACGCTCCAGGATTTGGCTTGGTTCATACACAACCCCCGTCGCCGCCGCTAGAGCTTATGACACCGCCGTCTTCTATCTCCGTGGCCCTACCGCCCGCCTTAACTTCCCCGAGTTGATGTTCGAAGCAGACCAGCTACACGACATGTCGGCCGCCTCCATACGCAAACGAGCCACCGAAGTCGGCGCTAGGGTTGACGCCATCCAGACCTCCCTCAACGCCTCTAATTCCGGTACTCAAATTTCCGACAAGCCCGATTTAAACGAGTACCCCAACCCTGAAACCTCAGACGACGATTGA